A genomic stretch from Petrimonas mucosa includes:
- a CDS encoding succinate CoA transferase, whose protein sequence is MSLTYVTAKEAAALVNHNDNVGFSGFTHAGCPKVVPVEIAKRAEEEHAKGNPFKIGMFTGASTGDSIDGSLARANAVKFRTPYQTNKDMRNAINAVEHDPIQYFDMHLSQVAQEIRYGFLGGVDVAVVEACEVTESGEIVPTSGVGIMPTICRLAKKVIVELNDKVPAKMRGVHDLYELQDPPKRRHINIFEVQNRIGLEYVKVDPSKIYVVRTSEENEGSGFAPVDEITAKIGENVANFFVSELKKGNIPPTFLPIQSGVGNIANAVLASMAQNKDIPRFEVYTEVIQDAVLDMMQKGHISFASGCSLTLSNEAMDRFYRDLDFFKNKLVLRPSEISNNPGLVRRLGVIGINTALEADIFGNVNSTHVMGNMMMNGIGGSGDFTRSAYISIFVTPSTAKNGMISAIVPKVAHEDHSEHSVKVIVSEYGVADLRGKGTYARAEEIIENCAHPDYRPLLRDYLNLSKKGHTPQNLYACYDFHKAFLETGSMLNADFSKYKK, encoded by the coding sequence ATGAGTCTTACCTATGTAACAGCTAAAGAGGCTGCTGCCCTTGTCAACCACAACGACAATGTGGGTTTTAGCGGCTTTACTCATGCCGGGTGTCCCAAGGTGGTCCCGGTAGAAATTGCCAAGCGTGCCGAAGAGGAGCACGCCAAAGGCAATCCTTTTAAGATTGGTATGTTTACAGGCGCTTCTACGGGTGATTCCATCGATGGTAGCCTGGCCCGTGCCAATGCGGTGAAGTTCCGTACGCCATACCAGACCAACAAGGATATGCGCAACGCCATCAATGCTGTTGAGCATGATCCGATCCAATATTTCGACATGCACCTCTCTCAAGTGGCACAGGAGATCCGTTACGGGTTCCTGGGCGGTGTGGATGTGGCCGTGGTGGAAGCCTGCGAAGTTACCGAATCGGGCGAGATCGTACCCACCAGCGGTGTAGGTATCATGCCCACCATCTGCCGGTTGGCCAAGAAAGTTATTGTGGAGCTGAACGACAAGGTTCCCGCAAAAATGCGGGGCGTTCACGATCTCTATGAACTGCAGGATCCTCCCAAACGGCGTCATATTAACATCTTCGAGGTACAGAACCGCATCGGGCTGGAGTATGTAAAGGTTGATCCGTCGAAAATATATGTGGTAAGGACCAGTGAAGAGAACGAAGGTAGCGGTTTCGCTCCGGTTGACGAGATTACCGCCAAGATAGGGGAGAACGTAGCTAACTTTTTCGTTTCCGAACTGAAGAAGGGGAACATTCCGCCTACTTTCCTGCCTATCCAGTCGGGTGTGGGCAACATTGCCAATGCAGTGCTCGCATCCATGGCGCAGAACAAGGATATCCCCCGCTTTGAAGTCTATACCGAAGTGATTCAGGATGCCGTGCTCGACATGATGCAGAAAGGGCATATCTCTTTTGCCAGCGGTTGCTCACTCACCCTGAGCAACGAAGCGATGGACCGTTTCTACCGCGATCTGGACTTTTTCAAGAACAAGCTTGTGCTCCGTCCCTCTGAAATTTCGAACAATCCCGGTTTGGTCCGTCGTTTGGGAGTAATTGGCATCAATACGGCTCTCGAAGCCGACATCTTCGGAAATGTCAACTCCACCCACGTGATGGGCAATATGATGATGAACGGTATCGGTGGCTCGGGAGATTTTACACGCAGCGCCTACATCTCGATCTTTGTAACGCCGTCCACCGCGAAAAACGGAATGATCAGTGCTATCGTGCCGAAGGTGGCACACGAGGACCACAGCGAGCACTCGGTGAAAGTGATCGTGTCGGAGTATGGGGTTGCCGACCTGCGCGGTAAGGGAACCTATGCCCGTGCCGAGGAGATAATCGAAAATTGTGCACATCCCGACTATCGTCCGTTGTTGCGCGATTACCTCAATCTCTCCAAAAAGGGTCACACGCCGCAAAATCTGTATGCCTGCTACGATTTCCACAAAGCATTTCTGGAAACCGGCAGCATGCTTAATGCAGATTTCTCAAAATATAAGAAGTGA
- a CDS encoding YtxH domain-containing protein, with the protein MKSEAKLLLGLGIGIALGAAVGYIMGSDRREEWLDQANAFADKVRANVKSAIYKGKSEVSDLKEDIDDIAEIAKKELAKH; encoded by the coding sequence ATGAAATCAGAAGCAAAATTATTACTCGGATTAGGAATCGGTATTGCTCTCGGAGCAGCTGTCGGCTATATTATGGGAAGCGACAGGCGGGAAGAGTGGCTCGACCAGGCCAATGCATTTGCCGATAAAGTACGTGCCAATGTAAAATCAGCTATTTATAAAGGAAAAAGCGAAGTTAGCGATTTGAAGGAAGATATTGACGACATTGCAGAGATTGCAAAAAAGGAACTGGCCAAACACTGA
- a CDS encoding phage holin family protein, giving the protein MEDKTVTGLFEEMKSDVTSYVTNTIEIVKLEAFEKLSKGAASTAITLFLAGFTFLILSLALLTLGFYLADVFESNWKGFGIVTLGAIVFTLVLLLIKKPLKNSIINSVIRFLVRKEDEEVKFTTKN; this is encoded by the coding sequence ATGGAGGACAAAACGGTTACCGGCTTATTTGAGGAGATGAAAAGCGATGTTACGAGTTACGTGACCAACACGATTGAGATCGTAAAACTCGAGGCTTTCGAAAAGTTGAGCAAGGGAGCAGCATCAACTGCCATTACTCTTTTTCTGGCCGGCTTCACTTTTCTGATATTGTCTTTGGCGCTTCTCACTCTCGGATTTTATCTGGCTGACGTTTTTGAAAGTAACTGGAAAGGCTTTGGCATTGTTACTTTAGGTGCCATCGTCTTTACGTTGGTATTGTTGCTGATAAAAAAGCCGCTGAAGAACTCAATTATCAATTCTGTAATCAGGTTTCTGGTACGTAAGGAAGACGAAGAGGTTAAATTCACAACAAAAAACTGA
- a CDS encoding GlsB/YeaQ/YmgE family stress response membrane protein — protein MGILSWIVLGLIAGLIAKAIRPGTDPGGWIVTILIGIAGGVVGGWIGSLLGLGTVDGFSFRTLLLAVGGSLIILWLYALLKKR, from the coding sequence ATGGGAATTTTATCTTGGATCGTATTAGGCCTGATAGCAGGATTGATAGCAAAAGCTATTCGCCCCGGAACAGACCCTGGTGGCTGGATCGTAACCATTCTGATAGGCATTGCCGGTGGTGTTGTTGGCGGCTGGATTGGCTCCCTGCTGGGCCTGGGAACAGTTGATGGGTTCAGTTTCAGAACCTTGCTGTTAGCCGTTGGGGGATCATTGATCATACTGTGGCTGTATGCCCTGTTGAAAAAGAGATGA
- a CDS encoding RelA/SpoT family protein, with protein MSEEDKLAAEEQMIENEFQALINDYLNSNHRRKVEVITKAFNMAKEAHKGARRRSGEPYIMHPLAVARIVSREMGLGSTSISAALLHDVVEDTEYTVEDIQVIFGEKIAHIVDGLTKISHGMFGENVSAQAENFRKLLLTMSEDIRVILIKIADRLHNMRTLSSMTPAKQFKITGETLYIYAPLAHRLGLFAIKTELEELCFKYEHPEVYAELSQKVEETARERDQIYGSFAEPVIKALDKMNIEYEMRARVKSLYSIWKKMQAKGIDFSEVYDLFAVRIIFETYPGMDEKKQCWDIYSAITDIYKLRPDRIRDWVSHPKANGYQALHLTVMGPDGKWIEIQIRSRRMDDIAEKGFAAHWKYKENRIEEDNELDKWLKTIQEVLANPNPNAIDFLDTVKMNLFASEIFVFTPKGEIKTLPLGATALDFAYTIHTRVGDHCLGAKVNHTLVPLSEKLKSGDQVEILTSESQQPQREWLNYVTTAKARTKIEAALRRQRRRICESGQKMLEEFVGSPEQLDNTLYNKTLNYYKVEKREDLHYGLGSGELKLPDSMDKLLKQRESVEPKQDNLFVRYMKQAMSGFKKTSEENKGADAEVAVSQVKPGEIDRKAVYKLKEVNFKKNFIVASCCNPLPGDEVFGFITDKNEVEVHKRSCETGIKLKSRFGERIVATEWGDYKQYSFLSSIVFSGIDRIGILNTILSKLAEEIVVNIKSVNVTSKDGIFEGVFNVHVHSVEDVNVLISKIAKVDGVTTVHRALI; from the coding sequence ATGAGCGAAGAAGATAAACTTGCAGCTGAAGAGCAGATGATTGAAAATGAGTTTCAGGCTCTCATTAACGATTATTTAAACTCGAACCACCGGCGTAAAGTGGAAGTGATTACCAAAGCCTTTAACATGGCGAAGGAAGCCCACAAAGGAGCACGCCGTCGTTCGGGAGAACCATATATCATGCATCCGTTGGCTGTGGCCCGGATTGTTTCGCGGGAGATGGGGCTGGGATCCACTTCCATTTCTGCTGCTTTGCTCCACGATGTGGTGGAGGACACTGAATACACGGTGGAGGATATCCAGGTGATTTTTGGTGAAAAGATCGCGCATATTGTCGACGGGCTGACCAAGATTTCACACGGCATGTTTGGCGAGAATGTCTCGGCGCAGGCGGAGAATTTCCGTAAGCTCCTGTTGACAATGTCGGAAGATATCCGGGTAATCCTGATAAAGATTGCCGACCGGCTTCACAACATGCGGACATTGTCGTCGATGACGCCAGCCAAACAGTTCAAGATAACGGGCGAAACGTTATATATTTATGCCCCCCTTGCACACCGCCTGGGACTCTTTGCCATCAAGACCGAACTGGAAGAGCTCTGTTTCAAGTATGAACATCCGGAAGTCTACGCCGAACTCTCGCAAAAGGTGGAGGAGACTGCCCGCGAGCGGGACCAGATCTACGGGAGCTTCGCCGAACCGGTGATCAAGGCGCTCGACAAGATGAACATCGAGTATGAGATGCGTGCCCGGGTGAAATCGCTCTATTCCATCTGGAAGAAGATGCAGGCCAAGGGGATCGATTTCAGTGAGGTGTACGATCTCTTTGCGGTACGGATCATCTTTGAGACCTATCCCGGCATGGACGAGAAAAAACAGTGCTGGGACATCTATTCGGCCATCACCGATATCTACAAACTGCGTCCCGACAGGATTCGCGACTGGGTAAGCCATCCCAAGGCGAACGGTTATCAGGCACTTCACTTGACGGTGATGGGACCTGACGGAAAGTGGATCGAAATCCAGATCCGCAGCAGGAGGATGGATGACATTGCTGAAAAGGGGTTTGCCGCCCACTGGAAGTACAAGGAGAACCGGATTGAAGAGGATAATGAACTGGACAAGTGGCTGAAAACCATACAGGAGGTATTGGCCAATCCCAATCCCAACGCCATCGATTTTCTGGATACCGTAAAAATGAACCTCTTTGCCTCGGAGATTTTTGTCTTTACACCGAAAGGAGAGATTAAAACACTCCCCTTGGGAGCTACAGCACTAGATTTTGCCTACACCATCCATACAAGGGTGGGCGACCACTGCCTGGGGGCAAAGGTGAACCATACGCTGGTTCCGCTCAGTGAAAAGTTGAAGAGCGGCGACCAGGTGGAGATCCTCACCTCCGAATCGCAACAACCGCAGCGTGAATGGCTCAATTATGTCACTACCGCCAAGGCCCGGACAAAGATCGAGGCAGCCCTGCGCAGACAGAGACGCAGGATATGCGAGAGCGGCCAGAAGATGCTGGAAGAGTTTGTCGGTAGCCCCGAGCAGCTGGACAATACCCTCTACAACAAAACCCTGAACTACTATAAAGTAGAAAAGAGGGAAGATCTGCACTATGGTTTGGGAAGCGGAGAACTGAAACTCCCCGATTCAATGGATAAACTGCTTAAACAGCGGGAGTCGGTCGAACCTAAGCAAGACAACCTGTTTGTCAGGTATATGAAGCAGGCAATGAGCGGATTCAAGAAGACATCCGAGGAAAACAAGGGTGCTGATGCAGAAGTTGCCGTCAGTCAGGTTAAACCGGGAGAGATAGATCGGAAGGCGGTATATAAGTTAAAGGAAGTAAACTTCAAGAAAAACTTCATTGTTGCCTCTTGCTGTAATCCCTTGCCCGGTGACGAAGTTTTCGGCTTTATCACCGACAAGAATGAGGTGGAGGTGCACAAACGCTCCTGCGAGACAGGTATCAAACTGAAATCGCGCTTCGGTGAAAGAATTGTTGCAACGGAATGGGGCGATTACAAGCAATACTCATTCCTTTCGTCGATTGTTTTTTCGGGTATCGACCGCATAGGTATCCTGAATACCATATTGTCAAAGTTGGCGGAGGAGATCGTAGTGAATATAAAAAGTGTGAATGTCACCTCAAAGGATGGTATTTTCGAAGGGGTATTCAATGTCCATGTTCACAGTGTGGAAGATGTGAATGTGTTGATTTCAAAGATAGCAAAAGTGGACGGCGTAACCACCGTCCACAGAGCCTTGATTTAA
- the miaB gene encoding tRNA (N6-isopentenyl adenosine(37)-C2)-methylthiotransferase MiaB, producing the protein MNRTTNDNQKDKKLFIETYGCQMNVADSEVVAAIMEMDGYTITDDDRAADAIFVNTCSIRENAEQRVIQRLDYFNSLKKKKKGGVVIGVLGCMAERVKEELIDNHHADLVIGPDAYLDLPNLMGAAERGEKAINVVLSKTETYKDVIPLKMNGVNISGFVSITRGCDKFCHYCIVPFTRGRERSREPESILNEIRDLKAKGYREATLLGQNVNSYKFIDGEQVIDFADLLAMVAEEAPQMRIRFTTSHPWDMNDKTLETIARYKNLCNYIHLPVQSGSSRMLKLMNRRYDRQWYLERIAAIRRIISDCGISTDIMCGFHSETEEDHQETLSLMREVGFDSAFMFKYSERPGTYASRKMEDNVPEEVKSRRLQEIIDLQLELSQKSNEQDVGKVFEVLVEGFSKRSREQLFGRNEQNKVIVFDKQRHRIGEFVKVKVTGFTAATLFGEPVAE; encoded by the coding sequence ATGAATAGAACAACAAACGATAATCAGAAAGATAAAAAGTTATTCATCGAAACATACGGTTGCCAGATGAACGTGGCAGACTCCGAAGTGGTCGCGGCCATCATGGAGATGGACGGATACACCATTACCGATGACGACCGGGCTGCCGATGCCATCTTCGTGAACACCTGTTCCATCCGCGAAAACGCAGAACAAAGGGTAATACAACGGCTTGACTACTTCAACTCGTTGAAGAAGAAAAAGAAAGGTGGGGTTGTTATCGGTGTGCTGGGTTGCATGGCCGAACGTGTAAAGGAGGAGTTGATCGACAACCATCATGCCGACCTGGTAATCGGACCTGATGCCTACCTCGATCTGCCCAACCTGATGGGGGCTGCTGAGCGTGGTGAAAAGGCGATCAACGTAGTACTCTCCAAAACCGAGACCTACAAAGATGTTATTCCACTGAAGATGAACGGAGTGAATATCTCCGGTTTTGTTTCGATAACACGCGGATGCGACAAGTTCTGCCACTACTGTATCGTCCCGTTCACACGCGGAAGGGAACGGAGCAGGGAACCGGAAAGCATCCTCAATGAGATTCGTGATCTCAAGGCGAAGGGTTACCGTGAAGCCACCCTGTTGGGACAAAATGTGAACTCCTACAAATTCATAGATGGCGAACAGGTTATCGATTTTGCAGATCTGCTGGCAATGGTTGCCGAGGAGGCACCCCAAATGCGCATCCGGTTTACCACATCACATCCCTGGGATATGAACGACAAAACGTTGGAGACGATTGCGCGATACAAAAACCTCTGTAACTATATCCACCTGCCGGTACAGTCGGGAAGTTCGCGCATGCTGAAGCTGATGAACCGGAGATACGACAGGCAGTGGTACCTGGAACGGATTGCCGCTATCAGGCGTATTATTTCCGATTGCGGAATATCGACCGACATCATGTGCGGTTTCCACAGTGAGACCGAAGAAGACCATCAGGAGACACTTTCACTGATGCGCGAGGTTGGCTTCGACTCGGCCTTCATGTTTAAATACTCCGAACGCCCGGGTACGTATGCCTCAAGGAAAATGGAGGACAATGTTCCTGAAGAGGTTAAGAGCCGCCGTCTGCAGGAGATCATCGACCTTCAGCTTGAGTTGTCGCAAAAGAGCAACGAACAGGATGTGGGTAAAGTATTTGAGGTTCTGGTGGAAGGCTTTTCAAAACGCTCCCGCGAACAGCTTTTTGGAAGAAATGAACAGAACAAGGTGATTGTTTTCGACAAACAGAGGCACCGGATAGGTGAATTCGTGAAGGTAAAGGTGACAGGCTTCACTGCAGCCACACTTTTCGGTGAACCTGTAGCGGAGTGA